One part of the Mycolicibacterium aromaticivorans JS19b1 = JCM 16368 genome encodes these proteins:
- a CDS encoding peptidylprolyl isomerase gives MTSDIATATATLHTNRGDIKIALFGNHAPKTVANFVGLAQGTKEYSTENASGSTSGPFYDGAVFHRVIDGFMIQGGDPTGTGRGGPGYKFADEFHPELQFDKPYLLAMANAGPGTNGSQFFITVGKTPHLNRRHTIFGEIVDPESQKVVDAIATTATDRNDRPTDDVVIESITIS, from the coding sequence GTGACGAGCGACATCGCAACCGCAACAGCGACCCTGCACACGAACCGCGGCGACATCAAGATCGCCCTGTTCGGTAACCACGCCCCCAAGACCGTCGCCAACTTCGTTGGTCTGGCTCAGGGCACCAAGGAGTACTCGACGGAGAACGCGTCGGGCAGCACCTCGGGCCCCTTCTACGACGGCGCCGTCTTCCACCGCGTCATCGACGGATTCATGATCCAGGGCGGTGACCCGACGGGCACCGGCCGCGGCGGCCCGGGCTACAAGTTCGCCGACGAGTTCCACCCGGAGCTGCAGTTCGACAAGCCCTACCTGCTGGCGATGGCCAACGCAGGGCCGGGCACCAACGGTTCCCAATTCTTCATCACTGTGGGCAAGACCCCGCACCTGAACCGTCGGCACACCATTTTCGGTGAGATCGTCGACCCCGAATCGCAGAAGGTCGTCGACGCGATCGCCACCACGGCGACCGATCGCAACGACCGGCCCACCGACGATGTGGTGATCGAGTCGATCACCATCTCCTGA
- a CDS encoding DUF3566 domain-containing protein, translating to MSAPNEPGQPGPSEGPANGPGSAERTGPRLTNGESGEAPPWQRGAARARQGGTPQRPAGEGQPRQAQPGGPGLEQRVNRFISGTAAPDLGSGGPQQSERKPEPRAELRPDARPEVRPEPRAEGNRPEGYVSELPDLSGVAPPKPVAQQRKPAPEQPARSAGQSTRVQVGANRARGPVRASMQIRRIDPWSALKVSLLLSVALFFVWMVAVAFLYLVLGGMGVWSKLNSNVGDLLTATSGGGGELVSSGAIFGGAALIGLVNIVLLTAMATVGAFIYNLSTDIVGGIEVTLADRD from the coding sequence GTGAGCGCACCGAACGAGCCGGGCCAACCCGGACCGAGTGAGGGCCCGGCCAACGGGCCCGGCTCGGCCGAGCGGACCGGTCCCCGACTCACCAATGGCGAGTCCGGCGAGGCCCCACCGTGGCAGCGCGGTGCTGCGCGAGCGCGGCAGGGCGGGACACCCCAGCGACCGGCCGGTGAGGGGCAACCTCGCCAGGCGCAGCCGGGAGGCCCGGGCCTCGAGCAACGGGTGAACCGTTTCATCAGCGGCACCGCCGCACCCGATCTTGGGTCGGGCGGTCCGCAACAGTCGGAGCGAAAGCCAGAGCCCCGGGCCGAACTTCGTCCCGACGCCCGGCCCGAAGTCCGGCCGGAGCCGCGCGCCGAGGGCAACCGTCCCGAGGGCTATGTCAGCGAGCTACCGGATCTGTCGGGCGTCGCCCCGCCCAAGCCGGTTGCGCAGCAACGCAAACCGGCGCCCGAGCAGCCGGCGCGATCGGCCGGGCAGTCCACCCGCGTTCAGGTGGGTGCCAACCGCGCTCGCGGGCCGGTGCGGGCCAGCATGCAGATTCGGCGCATCGATCCATGGAGCGCACTGAAGGTGTCGCTTCTGCTGTCGGTGGCGTTGTTCTTCGTGTGGATGGTCGCGGTGGCATTCCTGTATCTGGTGCTGGGCGGTATGGGCGTGTGGAGCAAGCTGAACAGCAACGTCGGCGACTTGCTGACGGCAACCAGCGGTGGCGGCGGCGAGCTGGTGTCCAGTGGCGCGATCTTCGGGGGAGCGGCGCTCATCGGACTGGTGAACATCGTGCTGCTGACGGCGATGGCCACGGTCGGAGCGTTCATCTACAACCTCAGCACCGACATCGTCGGCGGTATCGAGGTCACGCTGGCCGACCGGGACTAG
- the cwsA gene encoding cell wall synthesis protein CwsA yields MGRKNEAKLTSRERLNRGLHYTAVGPVDITRGVVGITANSAESAAVALRRRAREARAVQQEVGAELEAVKQVVAELPQVLHDVRTAQHRRRRRRLFVFGFLGLATVGGAVAFVITRRSSTPEPSALPPSVEVSPKI; encoded by the coding sequence ATGGGTCGCAAGAATGAAGCCAAACTCACATCGCGCGAGCGGCTCAACCGCGGACTGCACTACACCGCCGTAGGCCCGGTGGACATCACCCGCGGCGTGGTCGGCATCACCGCGAATTCAGCGGAATCGGCCGCAGTCGCGCTCAGGCGCCGCGCCCGCGAGGCCCGTGCCGTGCAGCAGGAAGTCGGGGCCGAACTCGAGGCGGTCAAGCAGGTGGTGGCCGAGCTTCCGCAGGTTCTTCACGACGTCCGCACGGCGCAGCATCGGCGGCGCAGGCGGCGGCTGTTCGTGTTCGGCTTCCTGGGGCTGGCAACCGTCGGCGGGGCTGTGGCGTTCGTGATCACGAGGCGATCGTCGACGCCCGAGCCGTCCGCGCTGCCGCCGAGCGTCGAGGTGTCGCCGAAGATTTGA